The nucleotide window CGCGGTTACCGTGCTGGCTGATACCGCGATCCGCGGAACCGACCTCGACGAGGCCCGCGCGATGGAAGCGAAACGCAAAGCCGAAGAGCACATGAACAGCTCTCACGGTGATGTGGACTTTGCTACCGCGTCGGCTGAACTGGCTAAAGCGATCGCCAAACTGCGCGTGATCGAGTTGACCAAAAAAGCGATGTAACTCAGGTTTAAGCAGCCCGAATGCCAGTCAGGAAACTGACTGGCATTTTTTTTGCTGAGAAAAATGTAGTATTTTCACAGCTAAACCGTTTTACTTCCGTTTAATTACTGAATTTCAGGATGTCTATGTCTAACAGCGCAATGAGCGTGGTGATCCTTGCTGCCGGCAAGGGTACCCGTATGTACTCCGATCTGCCGAAAGTACTGCATCGCCTGGCCGGAAAGCCGATGGTGCAACATGTTATCGATGCGGCGAACAAGCTTGGCGCCGCCCATGTCCATCTGGTTTATGGTCACGGTGGCGAGCTGCTGCAGTCCGCCCTGCCTGAGCCTTCGCTTAACTGGGTACTGCAGGCGGAACAGCTGGGTACAGGCCATGCCATGCAGCAGGCCGCGCCGCACTTTGCTGACGACGAAGACATTCTGATGCTCTATGGCGACGTGCCGCTGATCTCGGTAGAGACGCTGCAACGTTTGCAGCAGGCCAAACCTGAAGGCGGCATCGCCCTGCTGACGGTGATGCTGGATAATCCAACCGGTTACGGCCGCATCCTGCGTGAGAATGGCTCGGTGGTGGGCATTATCGAACAGAAAGACGCCTCCCCTGCCCAGCTGGCGATCAAAGAGATCAACACCGGCATTCTGATGGCTAACGGCGCCGATCTGAAGCGCTGGCTAAGCAAGCTGACCAATAACAACGCTCAGGGTGAATATTATATCACCGATATTATCGCCCTTGCCCATCAGGAAGGTCGCGTTACTGAAGCGGTGCATCCCGACCGGACCACCGAAACGGAAGGGGTGAATAACCGCCTGCAGCTGTCTCAGCTTGAGCGCGTCTTTCAGGCGGAACAGGCTGAGAAACTGCTACTGGCAGGCGTGATGCTGAAAGACCCCGCCCGTTTCGATCTGCGTGGTGAGCTGATCCACGGACGAGACGTCGAAATCGATACCAATGTGATTATTGAAGGCCGGGTAACGCTGGGCAACCGGGTCAAAATTGCCAGCGGCTGCATCCTGAAAAACTGTGTGATTGGCGATGATTGTGAAATCAGCCCCTACAGCGTGGTGGAAGAAGCGGAACTCGCTGCGGCCTGCACCATCGGTCCGTTTGCCCGTCTGCGCCCTGGCTCTCAGCTGGCAGAAGGCGCCCACGTAGGCAACTTTGTCGAAATGAAAAAGGCATCGTTAGGGAGAGGCTCTAAAGCGGGGCATCTGAGTTACCTTGGCGACGCGAAAATCGGCGCAAACGTCAATATCGGTGCCGGCACCATCACCTGTAACTACGATGGCGTCAATAAATCGCTGACGATAATTGGCGATGATGTCTTCGTGGGATCTGATACCCAGCTGGTGGCGCCGGTCTCGGTGGCTTCTGGCACAACCATTGCGGCTGGCACCACAGTCATGAAAGATGTCCCGACCGCCGGGCTGGTTTACAACCGCAAAGAGCAGAATCTGAAAACAGACTGGCAGCGGCCGGTGAAGAAGAAGTAAACCAATCGGGCAGCGCAGGCTGCCCCTCTATTTCAGAGGAGGGACTCATCCCTCCCGCAAGTGCAGTTATAAATA belongs to Erwinia pyri and includes:
- the glmU gene encoding bifunctional UDP-N-acetylglucosamine diphosphorylase/glucosamine-1-phosphate N-acetyltransferase GlmU; protein product: MSNSAMSVVILAAGKGTRMYSDLPKVLHRLAGKPMVQHVIDAANKLGAAHVHLVYGHGGELLQSALPEPSLNWVLQAEQLGTGHAMQQAAPHFADDEDILMLYGDVPLISVETLQRLQQAKPEGGIALLTVMLDNPTGYGRILRENGSVVGIIEQKDASPAQLAIKEINTGILMANGADLKRWLSKLTNNNAQGEYYITDIIALAHQEGRVTEAVHPDRTTETEGVNNRLQLSQLERVFQAEQAEKLLLAGVMLKDPARFDLRGELIHGRDVEIDTNVIIEGRVTLGNRVKIASGCILKNCVIGDDCEISPYSVVEEAELAAACTIGPFARLRPGSQLAEGAHVGNFVEMKKASLGRGSKAGHLSYLGDAKIGANVNIGAGTITCNYDGVNKSLTIIGDDVFVGSDTQLVAPVSVASGTTIAAGTTVMKDVPTAGLVYNRKEQNLKTDWQRPVKKK